One region of Wyeomyia smithii strain HCP4-BCI-WySm-NY-G18 chromosome 3, ASM2978416v1, whole genome shotgun sequence genomic DNA includes:
- the LOC129733061 gene encoding transmembrane emp24 domain-containing protein eca isoform X2, producing MQLLVKSIFIVLFVTQFASALYFHIGETERKCFIEEIPDETTVIVNYKVELYDPRSGGFMPSSPGIGMHVEVKDPDDKTILSRVYSSEGRISFTSHTPGEHVICMYSNSTAWFSGSQLRVHLDIQVGEHAIDYANVAQKEKLTELQLRIRQLLDQVDQITKEQNYQRASNHHMICLYFRASVACYVNSLHRLVNGHTRKIFGFETMSATDMKVN from the exons atgcAGTTGTTAGTTAAGAGTATTTTTATTGTTCTGTTTGTGACTCAATTCGCCAGCGCACTTTATTTTCATATTGGAGAAACCGAGCGCAAATGTTTCATCGAAGAAATCCCAGATGAAACAACCGTAATAG TTAACTATAAAGTGGAATTGTATGACCCTAGAAGCGGAGGGTTTATGCCATCCTCACCAGGAATCGGAATGCACGTCGAAGTTAAAGATCCAGACGATAAAACTATTTTATCACGAGTGTACAGTTCTGAAG GACGCATATCTTTTACATCGCATACTCCTGGAGAACATGTAATCTGCATGTATTCGAACAGTACTGCTTGGTTTAGCGGATCTCAACTCCGAGTACATCTAGACATTCAAGTTGGTGAACAcgcgattgattatgcaaatGTGGCCCAAAAAGAAAAGCTTACCGAACTGCAATTACGTATTCGACAATTACTGGACCAGGTCGATCAAATAACTAAGGAGCAGAATTACCAACGG gcATCAAACCATCACATGATTTGCCTCTACTTCCGAGCATCTGTTGCATGCTACGTAAATAGTTTACACCGCCTTGTTAATGGACACACCCGGAAGATCTTCGGCTTTGAAACTATGAGCGCAACTGACATGAAGGTTAATTGA
- the LOC129733057 gene encoding histone-lysine N-trimethyltransferase SMYD5, producing the protein MPAFEIRITEKKGKSLFASSQIKAGSVIFEEAPLISSQFSWNAVYGYLACEFCLRPLETAESNVRRLTNDYTISLPHLECCQIQEELSKHVKCPNCFEMYCSEECLQSALDNYHKVLCLGANRNDTNHPNNALVEFWKKTHYPPETSSIMLVIKIIGMFKQTNDAQRLRSQFSQFLSQTENQDLMIFHKMLGENFSQQIEQLYELICDAFDPSSDERLQWLTLSGFKSLLALIGTNGQGIGTSSFADWVRNVSDLALTEEQRESLDELIDRLYSKLDEVAGSFLNNEGSALYSTQSKINHSCVPNAECRFPYSNHHLQLTAICNIEPGQEICISYLDECALERSRHSRQKILSENYLFHCQCEKCENQINDSDETSEDEDDIEEERMDDSD; encoded by the exons ATGCCGGCATTTGAAATTCGAATCACTGAAAAAAAG GGTAAAAGTCTTTTCGCTTCAAGCCAAATAAAGGCAGGCTCCGTTATATTTGAAGAGGCTCCTCTGATATCATCCCAATTTTCTTGGAATGCAGTTTATGGTTATTTAGCATGCGAATTTTGTTTGCGACCACTTGAAACAGCAGAATCTAATGTTCGACGCTTAACCAACGATTACACGATCAGTCTACCGCATCTTGAATGTTGCCAGATTCAAGAAGAACTGagcaaacatgtaaaatgtcCGAATTGTTTCGAGATGTATTGTAGTGAAGAATGCTTACAAAGTGCATTGGATAATTATCATAAAGTTTTATGCTTGGGTGCCAATCGGAATGACACCAATCACCCTAATAATGCGCTGGTAGAGTTTTGGAA GAAAACGCACTATCCACCAGAAACATCAAGTATAATGCTAGTGATTAAAATCATCGGAATGTTTAAACAGACTAATGATGCGCAAAGGTTACGATCACAATTCAGCCAATTTCTCAGCCAAACAGAAAATCAGGACTTAATGATTTTTCATAAGATGCTGGGTGAAAACTTTTCGCAACAGATTGAGCAACTATACGAACTGATTTGTGATGCATTCGACCCTTCCTCTGACGAGCGCCTTCAATGGTTGACCTTATCCGGTTTCAAATCGTTATTGGCACTAATAGGAACCAACGGTCAAGGGATTGGAACAAGCTCATTTGCTGACTGGGTGCGAAATGTATCAGATTTAGCATTGACAGAAGAACAGCGTGAATCTTTGGATGAGCTAATAGATCGTCTTTATAGTAAACTGGACGAGGTAGCAGGAAGCTTTTTGAATAATGAGGGATCCGCCTTGTACAGTACACAGAGTAAAATTAATCATAGTTGCGTACCAAACGCTGAATGCCGTTTTCCTTATTCCAATCATCATTTACAACTAACGGCCATCTGTAATATAGAGCCAGGTCAGGAAATCTGTATATCTTATTTAGATGAATGCGCTCTCGAAAGATCACGACACTCGCGACAAAAAATACTTAGCGAAAATTATCTATTTCACTGTCAGtgcgaaaaatgtgaaaatcaaatTAACGATAGCGACGAAACATCCGAAGATGAAGATGATATTGAAGAAGAACGAATGGATGACTCGGATTAA
- the LOC129733061 gene encoding transmembrane emp24 domain-containing protein eca isoform X1 → MQLLVKSIFIVLFVTQFASALYFHIGETERKCFIEEIPDETTVIVNYKVELYDPRSGGFMPSSPGIGMHVEVKDPDDKTILSRVYSSEGRISFTSHTPGEHVICMYSNSTAWFSGSQLRVHLDIQVGEHAIDYANVAQKEKLTELQLRIRQLLDQVDQITKEQNYQRYREERFRQTSDSTNQRVLWWSLAQTLVLVIMGLWQMKHLKSFFEAKKLV, encoded by the exons atgcAGTTGTTAGTTAAGAGTATTTTTATTGTTCTGTTTGTGACTCAATTCGCCAGCGCACTTTATTTTCATATTGGAGAAACCGAGCGCAAATGTTTCATCGAAGAAATCCCAGATGAAACAACCGTAATAG TTAACTATAAAGTGGAATTGTATGACCCTAGAAGCGGAGGGTTTATGCCATCCTCACCAGGAATCGGAATGCACGTCGAAGTTAAAGATCCAGACGATAAAACTATTTTATCACGAGTGTACAGTTCTGAAG GACGCATATCTTTTACATCGCATACTCCTGGAGAACATGTAATCTGCATGTATTCGAACAGTACTGCTTGGTTTAGCGGATCTCAACTCCGAGTACATCTAGACATTCAAGTTGGTGAACAcgcgattgattatgcaaatGTGGCCCAAAAAGAAAAGCTTACCGAACTGCAATTACGTATTCGACAATTACTGGACCAGGTCGATCAAATAACTAAGGAGCAGAATTACCAACGG tatcGTGAAGAACGCTTCAGGCAGACAAGTGACAGCACGAACCAGCGCGTTTTATGGTGGTCATTGGCACAAACTCTTGTTCTGGTCATTATGGGGTTGTGGCAAATGAAGCATCTAAAAAGCTTTTTTGAGGCGAAAAAATTAGTTTAA